The sequence GCATCAGAACGATGTACTAGCGGAAAAATCCATGTGTAATGTGAAAATACATCCATAAACAAGATATAATAGCGAAAGCCAGTTCTTGACAATGAAGGAGAGACCCAAATATCTGAGACAACTAAGCTCAATGGTTTATTATAAGCAGTGTTACTAAGTGAGAAAGATAACTTCTTGATTTTACTCACATGGCAAGAGTGACAGAACTCAAAAATTTTATTGCTAACTGGAAGAGAAAACTGACGACAAATTTTCGACACAGTGCTAAGCATAGGATGACCTAAACGCTGATGCCATATTGGAAGAGTTGAGGAAACCATTGCGGTTGGTTTTATTGAACACTTTGGAAAACTGACTCCATCAAACACATACATCCCATTTTTATTGATCCCTTTTAGCAGCAGACTCCCCGTGCGCTTGTCCTTTACAACAAAACAGCCAGAGTGAAACTCAAAAAAGACATTGTTGTCTTTACAAAATTGTGAAACTGATAGGAGATTAGTTTTAATCTGAGGAACATGATAGATATTGTTCAACATAAAAATACGTGAGTTTAGTGTAAAGGAACCCTTACCAACGTTGGAAATATCAAGTGCATTACCATTTCCCACATGAACTTGTTTAGTACCATGGTATTCATGGGGAATGGACAAGTTGCGCATGTCAGCTGTAACATGGTGAGTTGCTCCTGTGTCGGTCACCCATTGATTGTTTATATGACCACCAGGGAAGGAATCATAGGCAGCAGGAGAACGATTGGAGCTGTTACTGGATTTCTCCTAACGGAACCAACATCTGTCTCCCAGATGTCCTTTCTTCTTACAAATTTGGCACTTCTCTACAATCTGTTGATTGCGTTGATACTGCTGCGATCGATTGCTTGATGAGTTGTTGTTAtactgatatccctgattgttaaATCTCCTTGGATCTCCTCTGCTGGATGACCCTGCGTGGGTTGCAGCCATATTTGTAACTGGGGTCTGCAATAATGATAACTGCTGCTCTTGACGCATATCAAAGGTAACTAGATGAGAGTAGAAGGTGTCGATATCCATGTCATCAACATTGCTTAACGCTGTGACAATGGTATCATAACTCTGATTGAGGCCATTACTAATGGcttgttttttttcatttgttgtaACAGCGCAGCCAGACTCTGCTAACTGAGCAAATAAGGATTTAGCATCATTCAAATAGGTTTTGAGTGTTTTGTTACCTTTGGACATGCTGTGAAGTTGTTTCTTTAGATTCATCTGATGATGAAACGTCTTAGGTACATACTCCGATTCGAGTTTGTCCCAAACCTCTTTTGCAGATGTGAGATGGGCGACATTGCTGAGAACTTCTGGAGTTAATGTTGAATTCAACCATCCAACAATTAAAGAGTCCCGATGTTCATAAGCTGTGAACTCAGGATTAACAGCATCACTGTTTTGTAATGTTTTTGCAGGTACTGGTTTGGTTCCATCCACAAACCCATTGAGGTCATACCCCTTTAGGATGGGTGTGAATTGTGCTTTCCACAAAATATGATTGGTTTATGTATGTTTTAATGTTACTAAATGATGAATATGCACCCGTCTGAGGGTATTAgtggtgtatgccattgatggtGTTTGTGTGTTTCTTGTTTTGGTTTGATTGTAACAACGGAAAAGCGAAGGGATCAAACCCTCCTGATACCAAGTTATAAAAGGGTTTTCTGGTGAATGCTTCCACACTTTGATCGTGTAGATAGCAGATATATTTATATGCAATGTAAATCTCAATCTGTTACAATGTGCTTAACAACCAAAAGAGATTACACGCCATTATTGTAGGCTACTGACTTTGACAGAATACTTGGTCAGGGTCCTAGGACTTGAGGTTTAATAGTCAAGTCTTATGGAGTCTTgctaacaggaaaaaaaaaaaagataattagGGCGAAAATTGGGGAACATCTGATTTTGTATAGCTCAGTTAGTGGGATTTGGGTTGTTTCTTCGTCTTCTCTGATATACTtaatgttctttatcttctttttctctttgtgGGTTACTGGGTAATCTTGAGAAATTAAAAAAGACGTAGATAACGATGAAAGTTCGATTTAATGAATCAGGAGATAAAATGATTTCAAATTGCGAATTGTTGTTGCTGGTAATGAAAGTGTAGTAAGAATCAAGAGCTAAAAGGGTTCAAGTTTTAATGAATCTTGTTTAGCTGACGAAATAAAACTCCGATTTTCTTAATGCTAATGAAgcatttgatgaatttcatcttgAACTCGTTGTGAAGTTTTTAGATTTGGTCCTGATGACGGTGATAAAATTTCCACGATTGCAAGAATTGAGATGAAAATAAGGACACTTGATGAAATAAAATGAAGAATAGGGATCTATTTTTAATACTCAGACTTTACCTGCTGTACTTTTCGATTATAAAATAAAATGCATGTGATCTAACGGTGGGGAACAAGATCCAACAGCAAAGAAACTGCTTGCTTATTTAGCTCTCCCGCAAAGCTCTTAGTTTTATCAGACATGAAAAGCATCACGTTTGGCGCTTAATTACAATCCCGAAGGATTGAAATGCCTCGATGGAGTGCACAAAGTACATCCGGCGCGATGACATATATACCAAATGCTCTCAAAATCCGGTTGAAATATAGGAAGGTTTTACCTCTTTCAAGGGCGGAGCCAGAAATTTTTCATAGGGGAGACTAATGTATAAAACATATATTTTTGGGGGGCTTATTGAAAGTTTTTTTCTccaaataacaaaaacatcaagggATGTCTAATGAATTAACAAAAAACAGGGGGACGAGGGCCACCCCTAGGATGCACCTAGCTCCGTCCCTGACCTATTCAGAAAGAGTTTCCTTCACCCAATTTAAAAAGAATTACACAAAATCAGGCACGGAGACAACAGTCCCCCTAGGATTTCCTAATTACATATTTAGACTTTACATAATTACCATTTTAGGCTTGAAAATTTTAAGTGTTTATAAATTTGCCCCCTTATCTTTATATATTACATAGAGAGCCTTGAATCCTCTACTATACACTTTAAAAACTACTGGTATTAGGTACTTATCATATAAAATTTGGCTTAAATATCAAAATTACGTGGGAAAGAAgtgaaaaatatcaaaatattaaATCCAACCATCAATTTAAACATCCTACAACTTATTGGATATTTTTGTGACATCATATGAAGGAAAATACCAAAGCCTAAAATAAAATTGCGGCCTTCGGCCACCTGCTTTTACGGCGAAACTGCTATACCCATATATATTTTCCCCCAAACAATAAATCCTAGCTTCGTCCCTGCATAAAATCTAGTTTGTGTGGTTGGGATGAGATTTAGGAAAAATAGGGATAGGATATAGGTAAAACCTATGGAAAAGTCAATGCAATTCCTCTTGCGAGACAATGTAAAATGTTCGAGCGCATAACCTAAGAAGATTTTATATGAAGATGAGTTGGAAATATCATCTTCGAAGGTTTTGGATATTCTGTCGAGAATGTTTTGATGTTGTTAATTCTTACATGCATATATTCATTTGGGCTTGAATTTGTTCTTGGCTTtgtcatcatcaaatcaaacgatcaaaataaaaaatatactaTTAAATTCACTACCTAAACATTTGTTAGGGAGTGCCGCTGCCCACAAAATTGATCTCCCTTTCAAAGAAAGCGTTAACCTCATGTGGACCCAAATAACCATCCTAAAGCCAATTGGGCGTCCAGGGAAATCAGATGATCAGGAGGGGCTTTCTACTGCAATGCAGGGTCTATATCAATAGCTGTGCCAAGGCCCTCCACTTCTATTGAAATGAACACCAGATCAGTTCTTGAGAAATGTCCAGATTCTTGGGAACCATAATTGGAACCACATGTAATTAATTTTTCAATTGCCTTTGATTCTTGAGATGCACACCAATCTCTCTCGATCAAATACTAGAGTTGACAAATTTTACCATTTCTCGAGATTTATTAAAACCTCCATCGGTTGAGTCAAAAAGAAATTTAGCTTTCCATTATATTAAGCAAAGTAATAAAGAATTACAACAACAACAAGCTTTAATTCCGGTTAACAAGAACTCCGATAACATTCAAGCTTTCCCATTAAGAAGAAAACTATGAAAACCTTAACATTACTGTACTTGGTTTTACATAGCATCGGTGTATAGTGGTAAAGTCCTCGAAGGTTTCTCGCCAGCACCAAATCcattaccgatcaaaaaaaaaaaaaagagtcctTCGAGGTTTATATGAATGACTGGAATTCGAATCTCGTACATTTCGGAACTGGATTATGACGAAAGTGAAGAAGCTGGAGCCAAAGGAAGTTGCTCTAAGTCTTCTTCTTCGTTGTTGTCGTTAAGAACAAACAAATCTTCATTCTTCCTTAAACCAGCATGAACCAAAACAAGAACAACACAAAGAGAAACCGAAATAAGAATGTTAAGTGTAACATGAGTTAACAACAAAACTAAGATAGTAAAAACAGACAGCACAACTAAAACCACACGATCATCAATATTCCGGTGAAGAATAACTAATGGTTCGTCGCGCAAGAAATAGAAGAACAACCATAAAAACATCGTCAAAACAAAGAGTAGCAATGAAACTGGATGCCAGAGTAAACTTAAAAAAAGACTTAGTAAGACTAGGATGGTATAGTTCATACGGAAGTAAGCTAGATTGATCTTGATTCGTGAAATCGAATCGTTGAAAGTTGATGGAATGTTGAAACCTTCTTGTGATATCATTTCTTTCCAAGGTCTTGTAGTTACTAGATCAGATCTTAGTCGGTCTTTTGCGCGTAAGAGAAGCTCTAAACCACCTGTTGATTCAGGTAATATTGGAGTTTGAACTGATGCATGATCAGTCTCCATTTCTGTATACGACCTTAAATTCTTAGAGAAAATATAAGCTTAGAGCAGTTTGGTGTCTAGAGAGAAGTAAACAGAACTCTGACTTAGGGTAGTTTATATAGTTGGATAAATATGGGAGCATAGATTAAGGTGTACTTCTGGAGTTAGGATGATGTAGCGTTTCTTGGAAATAGATCTTTAAGAGTAGACTTTATTGCTTTTTTTCAACGCCATAGGAAGGGATACATAAATGAAGACAGAAGCTAGACGCATGGGTGAACTGGGCATCTCGACCAGGAGGAAAATGTTCATTGAGAGAACGACTGAACGAGTAGcatgaaatttaaaaaaaaaatgtaaagttAATATCTGTGACGTTATTCACTGACGATTATGCATGCCTATAGTAGACTAGTCAGTATTATCCACCCACGACTCAATGATTATTACTCAATGGCTCAATGCAATAGTGAAATGGCGGGTCGGTGGTCCTCAAACTTACTACAAGATGACCAAGAAAGAAAAATCATGTTTTTTGCTCTTTAGTTGCAGAGGCGCCTCAAGTATCTTGAGATGTTGAAGAATCGTGATGAATCTAATGATTAGTTAGCCATAACTTCATCTTATTCAAGAATTTCTTTAAAACCTCCCAATTTGTTctacaaattttttttaaaaaaagctaCTCTTCCTAAAAACCATCAGACTTTAGCACTATAACTATAAAGACATACTTAAAAGTTTTGAAACTAATTTACGGGAAATTGTATTGTCTTCACCATATCTAATATCACAGTTTAGGATTTATTCTGTACAGTTCACTCCAGCGTCTCAATACACCGTGTTCATCTTTTATATCCTCCTTTAGGTTAGCTTGCACTTTATTAAGCTTACACATAAAACTCCACAATCATATCACTAAGTACTGACTAGTTAGCTTTCACGGTATAAATATTAGCAGCTCATTTGGAAAATGTTTTACATTATTATTGTATGAGACACGCTAAAACTTATGAAGAGACCCGACTCGTAACATGACACTTACAGAATTTAAGTTCACCGAAACTGGTGCTGAAGTTGAACATAAATGAAGCGGTGATCTCACGATGAGATTGCAAACATTTACAAACATGGTTACTGCTTGTTTATCATAACCAATCCACAATTACTACACGGTTTTCAGCTCTACCAAAACTGAGCCAAGGTCTGATGCTTAGGACTAAGCCTAAAAATTTCTGACCAGCCGGATTCGAACTCGAACCAGACCAATATATGCTTAGAACTAACCTAAAAATTTCTGACCCACCGGATTCGAACTCGAACCAGTCCAATTAGGAGTGAGCAAAaagtccggaaccgcggatttcatcgTATCCGTCTGTAAAATTGAGGGTGAAATCCAATCTGCAAGATCTATGAGCCGGACATGGATGGAATTTTTAAATCCGCACTTTTAGTAGTTTGGTTGCcgttggactttgaaatccgtGGATTCACCCGCACTGTGAAGAGGATAACCCTGTCAGTACATCTTCCACTGGACAACCATAGACATGAATGACATTAACTATCTCATACATAAAATGAAGATACAGGGATTCTACAACACATTCACACATAAACAGAATGAACCACATTTCCCCATTGAGTATTCTCCTCATGAATACAATTTGCAAGATCCTTCACGCTGTCTTCTAGTTCAACAGTACTTTCTTCAAGTACTACCTTCAACACTGCCGACTAATTGTTAGTCGGCATTGTAGGAGGACCACGACCATGCCGACCGTCCTAGGCTTTTTTTTCCAGTGTTGTCAGGCATATCCAGTCGGTAACCTGACAAAATTATAACCTGCTGACCCTGGGGAAAATTTAAACTAATGGTGTCATATTGTATGGTTGGCAAGGTCGTATGATAATTAGAGTGCCGACGGTACACTAAAACACTTAAGTCGGCTGGTTAGAAAATACAAAACAATGCCGTCTTATATAAATTGGAAGgagtaaacacaaaaaaaaataccaaatCCATTTCAGAGTCAAACAATGCCGATTACAAAAAGATTCCTTATTTTCTAAGCGCAATCACCAATTGCTCAAATTTATTGGAGGGACATTCAAATCTATTAAACCTCCTTGACTCAAATCTATGGGACCTTTGTTAGACTCATCTAAAGCATTCCAAAGGTGCATGTTGTTCTCATAAAGTTTCA comes from Papaver somniferum cultivar HN1 chromosome 7, ASM357369v1, whole genome shotgun sequence and encodes:
- the LOC113293209 gene encoding PRA1 family protein F2-like — translated: METDHASVQTPILPESTGGLELLLRAKDRLRSDLVTTRPWKEMISQEGFNIPSTFNDSISRIKINLAYFRMNYTILVLLSLFLSLLWHPVSLLLFVLTMFLWLFFYFLRDEPLVILHRNIDDRVVLVVLSVFTILVLLLTHVTLNILISVSLCVVLVLVHAGLRKNEDLFVLNDNNEEEDLEQLPLAPASSLSS